One region of Eupeodes corollae chromosome 1, idEupCoro1.1, whole genome shotgun sequence genomic DNA includes:
- the LOC129942117 gene encoding protein amalgam — MEMFLFKLLLILAAVLRVSSKSPVISSITEDQVVSVGEAVEFNCTVENVENYAVGWSKSTNDLGTGGGVVLSIRGVLSLSDPRYTIKEIKTDASATYSFRIAKIEASDMGTYECQVIVSAIDKVTKSLKLSVKHPPIVSEEKTPKSVVVKEGENIEVTCYADGFPKPNLSWKREDNSIMPAGGNYHRGATLHIRKAHRLDRGGYYCIADNGVGVPNERIVRVEVEFRPQISVVRPKVAQMKTHAAEMECSVQGYPPPLVFWFKDGSQLQSGGNYRITNMATAHETTNSVLRILSTNERDYGDYFCNATNKLGNADARLNLFQPVIPVPKV; from the coding sequence ATGgaaatgtttttattcaaattgctGCTGATTTTGGCGGCAGTACTGCGAGTATCCTCAAAGTCACCTGTTATTTCGAGCATCACCGAGGACCAGGTGGTGAGTGTGGGAGAAGCCGTCGAATTCAATTGCACCGTCGAAAATGTGGAGAACTACGCTGTCGGCTGGAGCAAGAGCACCAATGATCTGGGCACTGGTGGAGGTGTAGTGCTGTCGATTCGGGGTGTTCTCAGTCTGTCCGATCCGAGATACACCATCAAGGAGATAAAGACCGACGCCAGTGCCACCTACTCCTTCAGAATCGCCAAAATCGAAGCCTCCGACATGGGTACCTACGAGTGTCAAGTGATTGTGTCCGCCATCGACAAGGTGACAAAGAGCTTAAAGCTCTCCGTCAAGCATCCACCCATAGTTTCGGAAGAGAAGACTCCCAAAAGCGTAGTGGTAAAGGAGggcgagaatatcgaggtgacCTGCTATGCCGATGGTTTTCCCAAGCCCAATCTCTCTTGGAAGAGGGAGGATAACTCCATTATGCCTGCTGGTGGTAACTACCATCGCGGAGCCACTTTACACATCCGGAAAGCACACCGCCTAGACCGCGGTGGCTACTATTGCATCGCCGACAACGGAGTTGGTGTCCCCAATGAAAGAATTGTTCGCGTTGAGGTTGAATTCCGGCCTCAGATCTCAGTGGTTCGTCCAAAAGTAGCCCAGATGAAGACACACGCCGCTGAAATGGAGTGCTCCGTCCAGGGCTATCCCCCACCATTGGTCTTTTGGTTCAAAGACGGCTCTCAGCTACAGTCGGGTGGAAATTATCGCATCACCAACATGGCCACCGCACATGAGACAACAAATTCGGTCCTGCGCATTTTGTCCACCAACGAACGCGACTATGGTGACTATTTCTGCAATGCCACCAATAAATTGGGAAATGCGGATGCAAGGTTGAATTTGTTCCAGCCGGTGATTCCAGTTCCGAAAGTTTAA